In Fusarium oxysporum Fo47 chromosome XI, complete sequence, the following are encoded in one genomic region:
- a CDS encoding uncharacterized protein (domain of unknown function-domain containing protein) yields the protein MTTDAESRRAKKRQTDRNAQRQHRKRQKQYIEGLEAQISLLKSAGKTEASQLAAQNLQLQDELQQMRGLWDEMENILQRQRDLRSNSILNVPLVCSDGSPTASYDSNNERDASAQAFAVRSSSFNDTTQVRPTVQPAPVAVNDHLQSTGLSDLDGLMVHDTTSRHDLPDDLIHCATLDLHDSSHLLNTDGNEMDAILGDDFQLANMDHSDESDRATTEFSHSQSLTVRNKDSDHFSTMDSSQIQTPRGHESEAAMSMRWISSPSHLLRDNNDMDHFPEVEDSSSYQREKQRTPDPLDGFTELFDACMKHNLPAFRPSMSMLMFSSAAKDVLLHDMIQRASQNPESIGPPVLIDFLVDNKQNSLSTDLKMYLEPVRKTRRTSEYLATYWVLYLLLRWQIVRSEDAYHSLPPWLRPTPLQLVVHHPMAADLIAWPAIREGLVQMSMSDPDRVYDVSTDIGKYLTVEISTSESDLVHDPQQLVSKILDLNNWKLDKEFFNRYPQWKGNTT from the exons ATGACCACCGACGCTGAATCGCGACGCGCTAAGAAGCGCCAAACAGACAGGAATGCGCAAAGACAGCATCGGAAGCGGCAGAAGCAGTACATCGAAGGACTCGAGGCTCAGATATCTCTTCTAAAATCAGCCGGCAAGACTGAAGCCTCCCAGCTTGCTGCCCAGAACCTGCAATTACAAGATGAG CTCCAACAAATGCGCGGTCTCTGGGACGAGATGGAGAACATACTGCAACGCCAACGCGACCTAAGATCAAACTCGATACTCAATGTACCATTGGTCTGTTCTGATGGTAGTCCGACGGCCAGCTACGATAGCAATAACGAGAGGGACGCTTCTGCACAGGCATTTGCAGTGAGGTCTTCGAGCTTCAACGACACCACTCAAGTGCGTCCTACAGTACAGCCCGCACCAGTGGCTGTGAATGACCACTTGCAATCCACCGGACTCTCAGATCTGGATGGACTTATGGTTCACGACACAACATCGAGACACGATCTACCAGACGACCTAATCCATTGCGCGACATTGGATCTGCATGATAGCTCCCACCTACTAAACACAGACGGTAATGAGATGGATGCGATTCTCGGAGACGACTTTCAGCTGGCCAATATGGATCATTCAGATGAAAGCGACAGAGCCACGACCGAATTCAGTCACTCGCAATCCCTCACAGTCCGGAATAAAGACTCAGACCACTTCTCTACGATGGATTCATCACAGATACAGACGCCTCGGGGACATGAATCCGAAGCCGCCATGTCCATGAGATGGATAAGCAGCCCGAGTCACCTGCTGCGAGATAACAACGACATGGATCACTTCCCTGAAGTCGAGGACAGTTCATCGTATCAGCGCGAAAAGCAGCGCACCCCGGATCCTCTCGACGGCTTCACCGAGTTATTCGACGCTTGCATGAAGCATAACCTCCCCGCCTTCCGCCCAAGCATGTCCATGCTAATGTTTTCATCGGCTGCGAAAGACGTGTTATTACATGATATGATACAGCGTGCTAGCCAGAACCCAGAGTCCATCGGCCCACCGGTCCTGATAGACTTTCTGGTTGATAATAAACAGAATTCGCTATCGACTGATCTGAAGATGTATTTGGAGCCGGTGCGGAAAACGCGCCGGACTTCAGAGTATCTCGCCACTTATTGGGTTTTGTATCTACTATTGAGG TGGCAGATTGTTCGTAGTGAAGATGCCTACCATAGCCTGCCGCCTTGGCTTCGACCAACACCCTTGCAGCTAGTCGTGCATCACCCCATGGCAGCTGATCTTATTGCATG GCCCGCGATTAGAGAAGGTCTTGTTCAGATGTCAATGTCAGATCCCGATCGTGTGTACGATGTTTCTACCGACATTGGAAAATATCTCACTGTCGAAATCTCAACGTCTGAATCTGATCTCGTACATGACCCGCAGCAACTCGTCTCCAAGATATTGGATTTGAACAATTGGAAGCTGGACAAGGAGTTCTTTAATCGATATCCACAATGGAAGGGAAACACTACCTGA
- a CDS encoding Alpha/Beta hydrolase protein, which yields MTDFNTMFEDTRLTAYLILLKYYVIPRTRLRALISRILGKQEPTLQHMLANATIRWLSSTLSIHQFRALSSGQCDANTLLQNCPTLLEEKATAETIVGDDYRGHYLVKYPNPTHIIFYVYGGGFVSGSPGSVMPYLLQLSVELQARGFKADMFVAEYDLAPEYPYPGALRQVVSAYRYIASRNRPIILAGDSAGGNLCLGLLRHLVKPHPSIPPLTETQGETGSVVATCLNSPWVNLQNNGESYRQNANQDCLDKGALDRWRKAYLDGKPLDEYANPIDCLDGWKEVLPQNTLLVAGDLELFVADIQKLAQNVLKLSLPTLRLR from the exons ATGACCGACTTCAACACAATGTTCGAAGATACCAGATTGACAGCTTATTTGATCCTATTAAAAT ATTATGTGATTCCTAGGACCAGACTACGAGCCCTTATATCGCGGATTCTTGGAAAGCAAGAACCAACACTTCAGCATATGCTCGCCAATGCCACGATCCGATG GTTGTCATCTACGTTATCGATACACCAATTCAGAGCTCTCAGCTCTGGCCAGTGTGATGCCAATACTCTGCTGCAGAACTGCCCGACTCTCCTCGAAGAGAAAGCTACGGCCGAAACG ATCGTGGGGGACGACTATCGGGGGCATTACCTGGTCAAATATCCCAACCCGACACACATCATATTCTATGTGTACGGAGGCGGTTTTGTCAGTGGTTCGCCAGGATCCGTGATGCCGTATCTGCTGCAATTGAGCGTTGAACTTCAGGCCCGGGGGTTCAAAGCTGACATGTTTGTCGCGGAGTACGACCTCGCCCCAGAGTATCCCTACCCAGGTGCTCTTAGGCAAGTTGTCTCAGCATATCGATACATCGCCAGTCGGAATAGACCCATCATCCTGGCTGGTGACTCAGCTGGGGGCAATCTCTGTCTTGGACTACTTCGACACTTGGTCAAGCCCCACCCGAGTATTCCACCACTGACTGAGACTCAGGGGGAAACTGGAAGTGTCGTGGCAACTTGCCTAAACAGTCCGTGGGTCAATCTGCAAAACAATGGGGAATCATATCGGCAGAATGCGAACCAGGATTGTCTCGACAAGGGCGCTCTCGACCGTTGGCGGAAGGCATATCTAGATGGGAAGCCCTTGGATGAGTACGCGAATCCTATCGATTGCTTAGATGGGTGGAAGGAGGTTCTGCCACAAAACACGCTCTTGGTAGCCGGCGACCTCGAGCTCTTTGTCGCCGACATACAAAAGCTGGCTCAGAATGTCCTCAAATTAAGTCTTCCCACCCTGCGTCTTCGGTGA
- a CDS encoding general substrate transporter: MDSKKEATAMTTAEHLEIQQAEDHAEAAANQIAYEKTLSFAQSVRIFWRSTLWILYVQLVVFGYGIDGIIAGNLLAIPKFREDYGTTLAQGDTTIYIIPATWQSLYGGVSQLAAVLGAAITGWLADRIGRRYTNMLFCAISIVGVGLQYHSTRDGSLPILTVGKAINGLSIGAWLIIGPLYASEVAPLKLRGWLTAMTNFIQFCGTLLFTGIMYKLGPRNDADSYIVPFACQWIIPAIVLPTIWLCPESPVWLVRAGRRDAAVKSLDRLHGDSKDIDKKAILAVIEQTIRHEQDYRSETSSVSYASCFQKPDRQRTLISMFIYGCQYLSGIIFVLGYQSYYYQLAGFGAQMSFLLSMLNNCSMFVANILSWPLLTVVGRRPLIVWGQFICAITLFIVGGASLPGSRSTNLVTIAFMFVWGFVYQITLGTVAWTVVAEIPTWRLRSRTQGLSNIVLCIVQWLIGFVFPYMFNPDAGNLGGKVGFIFGATTLIGFAGCWVWLPETKNRTTAELDDLYAAKVKPRHFHKTHLGEAAGSDDKTA, encoded by the exons ATGGATTCGAAGAAGGAGGCTACGGCAATGACTACTGCTGAACACCTCGAGATCCAGCAGGCAGAGGACCATGCTGAAGCTGCCGCCAATCAAATCGCCTACGAAAAGACCCTCAGCTTCGCCCAGAGCGTTCGGATTTTCTGGCGAAGTACTCTCTGGATCTTATACGTCCAGCTTGTTGTTTTCGGCTACGGTATAGATGGTATCATTGCAGGTAATCTGCTCGCGATCCCCAAGTTTCG AGAGGACTATGGCACTACACTTGCGCAAGGCGATACGACGATTTATATCATCCCTGCTACGTGGCAGAGCCTTTACGGCGGCGTGTCTCAGCTTGCCGCTGTTCTCGGAGCTGCCATTACTGGATGGTTAGCTGATAGGATCGGCCGACGATACACCAACATGCTCTTCTGCGCCATTTCTATTGTTGGAGTAGGCCTTCAATACCACTCGACTCGCGATGGTTCTCTTCCCATTTTGACAGTTGGAAAAGCCATCAATGGTCTCTCCATCGGCGCATGGCTCATCATTGGCCCCCTGTACGCTTCAGAGGTTGCTCCGCTTAAGCTGCGAGGTTGGCTTACAGCTATGACCAACTTTATCCAGTTCTGTGGTACTTTGCTCTTCACTGGAATCATGTATAAGCTTGGCCCCCGAAACGACGCCGACTCTTATATCGTCCCCTTTGCGTGTCAATGGATCATCCCTGCTATCGTTCTTCCTACCATCTGGCTCTGCCCCGAATCACCTGTCTGGTTGGTTCGGGCTGGGCGCCGAGACGCTGCCGTCAAGTCCCTCGATCGTCTGCACGGCGATTCAAAGGACATTGATAAAAAGGCCATCCTTGCTGTTATTGAGCAGACTATTCGGCATGAGCAGGACTACCGCTCTGAGACGTCATCTGTCTCCTACGCATCGTGCTTTCAAAAGCCTGATAGACAACGCACGCTTATCAGCATGTTTATCTATGGCTGCCAGTACCTCAGCGGTATCATCTTTGTTCTCGGATATCAGTCGTACTACTATCAACTGGCTGGCTTTGGTGCACAGAtgtccttcttgttgagcatGTTGAACAACTGCAGCATGTTTGTCGCCAACATCCTTTCTTGGCCCCTGTTGACTGTCGTTGGTCGCCGGCCTCTTATTGTGTGGGGACAGTTTATCTGTGCAATCACGTTGTTCATCGTTGGTGGAGCTTCTTTGCCTGGTAGTCGGTCTACGAACCTCGTCACCATTGCCTTCATGTTCGTCTGG GGCTTTGTTTATCAGATCACCTTGGGTACAGTTGCATGGACCGTCGTGGCAGAGATCCCAACCTGGCGTCTTCGCTCACGAACCCAAGGCCTTTCCAACATCGTCCTCTGTATCGTTCAATGGCTGATTGGTTTCGTGTTCCCGTACATGTTCAACCCAGATGCCGGTAACCTTGGTGGCAAGGTTGGCTTCATCTTTGGTGCTACCACTCTCATCGGATTTGCTGGCTGCTGGGTCTGGCTTCCTGAGACCAAGAACCGAACTACTGCggagcttgatgatctctacgctgccaaggtcaagccaCGTCATTTCCACAAGACTCATCTGGGCGAGGCGGCAGGGTCTGATGATAAGACTGCTTAG
- a CDS encoding amidase signature domain-containing protein produces MSLPKTYQAASFDESGSKLALKEVELQQPRPGFILVKVLACGVCHSDSWMQQGRFGDLFPRVPGHEAVGDVVAVGDGVRNFRVGERVGGAWHGGHDGTCRSCQSGLFQLCNNGVINGVTTDGGYAEYVLLHAEAAVRIPSDADPAEVAPLLCAGVTVFNAIRSIGVLQGGLVAVQGLGGLGHLALQYASKMGYTVVAMSAGSEKKDFAMELGAHHYIDSSKDDPCEALQKLGGANMILSTAPNAEAVSPLTAGLAALGKLVVLSPLGPVEFNTVHMIMKGLSVHGWNTGHQQDSEDAITFAHTHGIKCIIEKFDFTTQHREAFEKMKSGKVRFREAIEHYVLGDYCEAEKGGSRWCHPKLRGSIPSRKPITSLAIDSHKETNCLSEPLFESALERAKYLDEYFQKHQKLIGPLHGIPVSVKDQFNIAGVDTTLGYVGRSFKPASDNAVMVTILEKLGAVIITKTVIPQSIMYGETESPLWGLTTYPGRPELSPGGSSGGEATLMRMSGSLGGWATDIGGSIRVPSHLCGLYGLKPSSGRFSYSGAANSHEGQSHVPSSIGPISPSLPNLITLTKECLLAEPWKLDPNVVPIPWRQADFEGVQKRKLTIGVILDDRVVRPHPEIQEAVRRAVAIFEKAGHKVIPWSTADHSSCIEIQDQFYRADGGEDIKTEVAVAGEPMIAHVEALVNSSKPISVYEYWQLNRRKTAAQEAYNKKWTTTAGLEDGECVDVIISPVSPHTAVPHRSSRWTGYAKIWNFLDYTAVSFPFAKFGSSEDPTSSDIYVAAADEARHSYLHDYAPRNAIDEWIRGLYDPEAMKGLDIGVQIIGRSNKNIQQRTDETLKLSTKGICESLGYMFGSYFRQIKFLQVYTSKDPTRRCSFDTPQKPENKVIFNKPKPILTIDFDRLYYCSGFITLSTTIDDDSAISGEIPRLQCRHLS; encoded by the exons ATGTCCCTCCCAAAGACCTACCAAGCTGCATCTTTCGATGAGAGTGGCTCAAAGCTGGCCCTCAAAGAAGTAGAGCTTCAACAACCTCGCCCAGGCTTCATCTTGGTTAAAGTCCTTGCATGCGGCGTCTGCCACTCTGATTCGTGGATGCAACAAGGTCGCTTTGGAGATTTATTTCCTCGTGTACCGGGCCATGAAgctgttggagatgttgttgctgttggtgatggagtaAGAAACTTCAGGGTTGGCGAGCGTGTTGGTGGTGCCTGGCATGGCG GCCACGATGGAACATGCCGCTCTTGTCAATCGGGACTGTTTCAACTGTGCAACAATGGTGTGATCAACGGCGTGACCACGGATGGTGGCTACGCTGAATACGTCTTGCTCCATGCTGAAGCAGCCGTTCGAATCCCTTCCGACGCAGACCCAGCTGAAGTCGCCCCTCTTCTCTGCGCTGGAGTCACCGTCTTCAACGCCATCCGTAGCATTGGCGTCCTCCAAGGTGGTCTTGTTGCCGTCCAAGGCCTGGGAGGACTAGGTCACCTGGCGCTTCAGTATGCTTCCAAGATGGGATATACAGTTGTTGCCATGAGCGCCGGgagcgagaagaaggactttgCGATGGAGTTGGGTGCTCATCATTACATCGACTCCAGTAAAGATGATCCCTGCGAGGCATTGCAGAAGCTTGGAGGCGCTAACATGATCTTGTCAACGGCGCCGAATGCAGAGGCAGTCAGTCCTCTCACAGCAGGTCTTGCAGCTCTGGGTAAGCTGGTCGTTCTCTCACCTCTTGGACCGGTTGAATTCAATACTGTTCACATGATCATGAAGGGCCTCAGCGTGCATGGATGGAACACGGGACATCAGCAAGATTCGGAGGATGCTATCACGTTTGCGCATACGCATGGTATCAAGTGTATCATTGAGAAGTTTGACTTTACGACTCAGCACCGAGAGGCttttgagaagatgaagagtgGGAAGGTTCGCTTCAG GGAAGCGATTGAGCACTATGTATTGGGAGACTACTGTGAAGCAGAAAAGGGAGGATCGCGATGGTGCCATCCAAAGCTGCGAGGCTCAATTCCCAGCC GTAAACCAATCACTTCACT GGCCATTGATTCACACAAAGAG ACAAACTGCCTCAGTGAACCTCTATTTGAATCAGCACTTGAGCGTGCGAAATATCTTGATGAGTATTtccaaaaacaccaaaagcTCATCGGTCCTCTCCATGGCATTCCGGTTTCGGTAAAAGACCAGTTCAACATCGCTGGCGTCGATACTACCCTGGGCTATGTCGGTCGTTCATTCAAGCCTGCCAGCGACAACGCTGTGATGGTGACTATtttggagaagcttggtgcAGTCATTATAACCAAAACAGTTATACCTCAGAGTATCATGTATGGCGAGACTGAAAGCCCCCTTTGGGGATTGACTACATATCCTGGTAGACCTGAGCTTTCGCCAGGTGGTTCATCGGGTGGCGAAGCTACTCTGATGCGAATGTCTGGATCACTTGGGGGCTGGGCAACAGACATTGGAGGCTCAATCCGCGTTCCAAGTCATCTATGCGGATTGTATGGACTGAAGCCTTCTTCCGGGCGATTTTCATACTCCGGTGCAGCAAATTCTCATGAGGGACAGTCTCATGTTCCTTCGTCAATTGGTCCCATAAGTCCATCGCTCCCGAACCTCATCACTTTGACCAAGGAATGTCTACTCGCAGAACCGTGGAAGCTTGACCCAAATGTTGTCCCAATTCCATGGCGACAGGCCGATTTTGAGGGCGTGCAGAAGCGAAAACTCACCATCGGCGTTATTCTTGACGATAGGGTCGTGCGACCTCATCCAGAAATCCAAGAAGCCGTCCGCCGTGCAGTGGCAATCTTCGAAAAGGCAGGGCATAAAGTCATTCCATGGAGTACAGCAGACCACTCAAGCTGCATCGAGATTCAGGACCAGTTTTACCGTGCAGACGGTGGAGAGGATATCAAGACTGAAGTCGCTGTTGCAGGCGAGCCGATGATTGCCCATGTCGAGGCGCTCGTCAACTCGTCCAAACCGATATCAGTGTATGAATACTGGCAACTCAACCGCCGAAAGACAGCAGCACAGGAGgcttataataagaaatgGACTACGACTGCTGGTCTAGAGGATGGGGAATGTGTCGACGTTATAATCAGTCCTGTGTCGCCTCATACAGCTGTTCCGCATAGGTCGAGCAGATGGACTGGCTACGCCAAGATATGGAACTTTCTCGATTACACAGCTGTGTCGTTCCCATTTGCAAAATTTGGAAGCTCTGAGGATCCAACATCGTCTGATATATATGTCGCTGCAGCTGATGAAGCGCGCCATAGTTATCTACATGATTATGCGCCGCGCAATGCGATTGATGAGTGGATACGGGGCCTCTATGATCCTGAAGCAATGAAAGGGCTTGACATTGGAGTACAGATCATTGGAAGGAG CAACAAAAACATCCAACAACGAACCGATGAAACCTTGAAACTTTCGACCAAAGGGATTTGCGAGTCGCTAGGTTACATGTTTGGTTCATATTTCCGTCAGATAAAGTTCTTACAGG TTTACACGAGTAAGGATCCTACTCGGAGATGTTCATTTGATACGCCGCAAAAGCCCGAGAATAAAGTGATCTTCAATAAGCCGAAGCCTATCCTCACAATTGACTTTGATCGCCTTTACTACTGCAGCGGCTTCATAACTCTGTCTACCACGATTGACGATGATTCCGCTATCAGCGGAGAAATCCCGCGTCTGCAATGTCGCCATCTCTCCTAA
- a CDS encoding peptidase S8/S53 domain-containing protein translates to MVRLGLTALLFAGLSAAVQDTEQGTAVTHVPGAYIFETADDKYTTRVKFDYDLFKGVSIQFDDVSTAEDMAAKMAALPAVKNMWPVKVYSIPKPRIEWTATPGMKAPLKKRDLNDTADTFSPHVQVQVDKLREKGITGHGIKVAVVDTGIDYKHPALGGCFGPNCLVSFGTDLVGDKYDGFNAVYPDDDPMDCQGHGSHVAGIVAAQENEYGFTGAAPGVTLGAYRVFGCSGEAGNDVLIAAFNQAYQDGADIITASIGGPSGWSEEPWAVAVSRIVEKGVPCTVSAGNSGDVGMFYASTAANGNKVMAIASYDNSDYVSLLNISHYTVDNSSKKIDFGSTAGSPAAWGNVTLPLWAPNLDPTTPNGGCDAYPADTPDLSKYIVLVRRGSCTFVQKAQNAAKHGAKYFLVYNNAASGASAIDVSTVEGIVAAGMVPAKTGTKWVELLKAGSTVTLEMSDGSDGKVILEESKNNVTGGAVSTYSSWGPTWELDVKPQFGSPGGNILSTYPLKKGGYAVLSGTSMACPLVAGVIALIAEVRGTLDPEVLENLLSSTSNPTLFNDGAKFYDYLAPVPQQGGGLIQAYDAAYSTLLLSRSSLAFNDTDHFTEVLNFTLHNTGKTDLDLSISHIPTKSVYTLAKDSIYASEFPNDVADGHASLKFSESKVSVGAGDSVTIEVMPTPPEGLDAKRLALWSGYIAVNGTGVSLSLPYQGLTGSLHDSKVLGSDDTWISKSNDKDELNPVPANTTFVLPVKGQNATDEKPAPALAWKLALGSAKLEAELIPVSGNSTAKSLGAPAGFPTLWNPMGKGSIVWNGKLADGGYAPAGKYKIAYRALRIFGDEKKESDWDKSESPVFGVRYP, encoded by the exons ATGGTCCGTCTAGGATTGACGGCTCTGCTTTTCGCAGGGCTGTCCGCTGCCGTTCAGGACACTGAGCAGGGTACCGCTGTTACTCACGTCCCAGGTGCCTACATCTTCGA AACTGCTGATGACAAGTACACCACCCGCGTCAAGTTTGATTACGACCTGTTCAAGGGCGTTTCTATCCAATTTGACGATGTTTCTACCGCTGAAGATATGGCTGCCAAGATGGCGGCTCTTCCTGCGGTCAAGAACATGTGGCCTGTCAAGGTCTACAGTATTCCTAAGCCTCGCATTGAGTGGACTGCCACGCCTGGCATGAAGGCTCCTCTCAAGAAGCGTGATCTGAATGATACTGCTGATACATTCTCACCTCACGTTCAAGTTCAGGTTGATAAGCTTCGAGAGAAGGGTATTACTGGCCATGGTATCAAGGTCGCTGTTGTCGACACTGGC ATCGATTATAAGCACCCTGCTCTTGGTGGTTGCTTCGGTCCCAACTGCCTCGTGTCCTTCGGCACTGATCTCGTTGGAGATAAGTACGATGGCTTCAACGCCGTTTATCCCGATGACGATCCCATGGATTGCCAAGGCCATGGATCTCACGTCGCTGGTATTGTTGCCGCCCAAGAAAACGAGTACGGTTTCACTGGCGCTGCTCCCGGAGTCACCCTCGGCGCCTACCGAGTCTTCGGATGCTCTGGAGAAGCCGGTAACGATGTTCTCATCGCTGCTTTTAACCAAGCTTACCAAGACGGCGCTGACATCATCACTGCTTCTATCGGCGGTCCTAGCGGTTGGTCCGAGGAGCCCTGGGCTGTCGCCGTCTCTCGTATCGTCGAGAAGGGTGTCCCTTGCACTGTCTCTGCCGGTAACTCTGGTGATGTCGGCATGTTCTACGCTAGCACTGCTGCCAACGGTAACAAAGTCATGGCTATCGCTTCTTACGACAACAGCGACTAcgtctctcttctcaacatttCTCACTACACTGTTgacaacagcagcaagaagatTGACTTTGGCTCTACTGCTGGTAGCCCTGCTGCTTGGGGCAACGTCactcttcctctttgggCTCCTAACCTGGATCCTACTACCCCTAACGGCGGTTGTGATGCTTACCCCGCCGATACTCCCGATCTTAGCAAGTACATCGTCTTGGTCCGTCGTGGAAGCTGTACCTTTGTTCAGAAGGCTCAGAACGCTGCTAAGCATGGTGCCAAGTACTTCCTCGTCTACAACAACGCTGCTAGCGGTGCTTCAGCCATCGATGTCTCCACTGTTGAGGGCAtcgttgctgctggtatgGTCCCCGCTAAGACTGGTACCAAGTgggttgagcttctcaaggctggATCTACCGTCACTCTCGAAATGTCAGATGGCTCTGATGGAAAGGTCATTCTTGAGGAGAGCAAGAACAATGTTACCGGTGGCGCTGTGAGCACTTACTCTTCCTGGGGTCCTACCTGGGAACTCGATGTCAAGCCCCAGTTTGGCTCTCCTGGTGGAAACATCCTCTCGACATATCCTCTCAAGAAGGGCGGTTATGCTGTCCTTTCCGGAACATCAATGGCCTGCCCCTTGGTCGCCGGAGTTATTGCCCTCATTGCCGAAGTCCGCGGTACTCTTGACCCTGAGGTCCTTGAGAACCTCTTGTCGTCTACTTCCAACCCTACTCTTTTCAACGACGGTGCTAAGTTCTATGACTATCTTGCTCCTGTGCCTCAGCAAGGTGGTGGTTTGATCCAAGCTTATGATGCCGCTTACTCTACCCTCCTGCTGAGCCGCTCTAGCTTGGCTTTCAACGACACCGACCACTTTACCGAGGTTCTCAACTTCACCCTTCACAACACTGGTAAGACCGACCTCGATCTAAGCATCTCTCATATTCCTACCAAGAGCGTCTATACTCTTGCTAAGGACAGCATCTATGCTTCTGAGTTCCCCAACGATGTTGCCGATGGTCATGCCAGCCTCAAGTTCAGCGAATCCAAGGTCAGCGTCGGCGCTGGTGACTCTGTTACCATCGAGGTCATGCCAACTCCTCCTGAGGGTCTCGATGCCAAGCGTCTTGCGCTTTGGTCCGGATACATCGCTGTCAACGGCACTGGTGTCTCCCTGTCTCTTCCCTACCAAGGTCTTACCGGCTCTCTCCACGACTCCAAGGTTCTCGGCTCTGATGATACATGGATCAGCAAGTCCAACGACAAGGACGAGCTCAACCCCGTTCCCGCCAACACCACCTTCGTTCTACCCGTCAAGGGCCAGAACGCTACTGACGAGAAGCCTGCTCCTGCTCTGGCATGGAAGCTCGCCCTCGGATCCGCCAAGCTTGAGGCTGAACTGATTCCTGTCTCTGGTAACTCCACTGCTAAGAGTCTGGGAGCACCTGCTGGCTTCCCTACTTTGTGGAACCCCATGGGCAAGGGCTCCATTGTCTGGAATGGAAAGTTGGCCGATGGAGGATACGCACCTGCTGGAAAGTACAAGATTGCTTACAGGGCTCTGAGGATCTtcggtgatgagaagaaggagagtgATTGGGACAAGTCGGAGTCGCCCGTCTTTGGTGTGAGGTACCCTTGA